One Deinococcus reticulitermitis genomic region harbors:
- a CDS encoding NUDIX domain-containing protein, translating to MPSPPSFHVLARAVIEHDGQVLLARARGQTLTFLPGGHVEPGEGLRACLTRELREETGLAFQIGPLLGVAEHEWSDGEGQKHYEIAQVFTASSPGLTSQRPVASREPHLTFEWAPLQELEARKLMPPPLRSLLMRQEWQEAWFASTVAGSAKRETGA from the coding sequence ATGCCGTCTCCTCCCTCCTTCCATGTCCTCGCCCGCGCCGTGATTGAGCATGACGGCCAGGTCCTCCTCGCGCGGGCTCGGGGACAGACGCTTACCTTTCTCCCCGGCGGGCATGTCGAACCCGGCGAAGGCCTGCGGGCGTGCCTGACGCGGGAACTGCGCGAGGAGACAGGCCTGGCGTTCCAGATCGGCCCGCTGCTCGGTGTGGCCGAGCATGAGTGGAGCGACGGGGAGGGCCAGAAGCACTACGAGATTGCCCAGGTATTCACCGCGTCGAGTCCGGGGTTGACCTCGCAGAGGCCGGTAGCGTCCAGAGAGCCGCACCTGACCTTCGAATGGGCGCCGCTCCAGGAGTTGGAAGCTCGGAAGCTGATGCCCCCGCCGTTGAGATCGCTGCTCATGCGGCAGGAATGGCAAGAAGCTTGGTTTGCCTCGACTGTGGCTGGATCAGCAAAGAGAGAGACCGGAGCCTGA
- a CDS encoding superoxide dismutase family protein has translation MPSKALRSQALGGVLAGTLALLLTGCTDLGQPHARADLIDTEGKITGNVRLLPEIGGTRVLVEVSGLKPGQHGMHIHVNPSCDPGPDPSGNTIPFGAAGGHFDPGDSGNHDQPTTPNDQGHGGDLPMITVGTNGRGSANFKTTKVKMSGAESVLGRSVIIHADPDDYATDPAGNTGARERCGIFRS, from the coding sequence ATGCCCAGTAAAGCGCTCCGCAGTCAGGCACTCGGCGGCGTTCTGGCGGGCACTCTGGCCCTGCTGCTCACCGGCTGCACTGACCTCGGCCAGCCCCACGCCCGCGCCGACCTGATCGATACGGAAGGAAAGATCACGGGCAACGTGCGGCTCCTGCCCGAGATCGGCGGCACCCGCGTCCTCGTCGAGGTCAGCGGCCTCAAGCCGGGGCAGCACGGGATGCACATCCACGTCAACCCGAGCTGCGACCCCGGCCCCGACCCGAGCGGCAACACGATTCCTTTCGGCGCGGCGGGCGGGCACTTCGACCCCGGTGACAGCGGGAACCACGATCAGCCCACCACCCCCAACGACCAGGGCCACGGCGGCGACCTGCCGATGATCACGGTGGGCACAAATGGCCGGGGCAGCGCCAACTTCAAGACCACCAAGGTCAAAATGAGCGGCGCGGAAAGCGTCCTCGGGCGCAGCGTCATCATCCACGCCGACCCCGACGACTACGCGACCGACCCTGCCGGCAACACGGGCGCCCGCGAGCGCTGCGGCATCTTCAGGTCATAG
- a CDS encoding peptidylprolyl isomerase, translated as MQKTLLTAFLGLGLVACAPATNERTYTLQPAGAAPAAQASTATIATSTTVTETQTASAAATQTPTAQTPAPVTPAPQSPATQTPAPATQTTTASVSQTPAGGWTTVAPLSAARVTTFTAARQVIDPAKRYRAVLKTSKGDVTVSLDAKGAPLAVNNFVFLALNRFYDGTRFHRVIEGFMAQGGDPLSADPAQQERWGTGGPGYRFANEQGAATFDKAGVLAMANAGRDTNGSQFFITFGPAAFLNGGYTIFGQVEGGLDVVNSLTRTYDNAGPIAGRAADVLQSVEIQVSDAQ; from the coding sequence ATGCAAAAGACTTTGCTGACCGCTTTCCTCGGACTGGGCCTCGTCGCCTGCGCCCCGGCAACGAACGAACGCACCTACACGCTTCAGCCTGCGGGCGCCGCTCCGGCAGCACAGGCGAGCACGGCGACCATCGCGACTTCAACCACGGTCACCGAAACCCAGACGGCCAGCGCGGCGGCGACCCAGACTCCGACGGCTCAGACTCCTGCTCCCGTCACCCCCGCTCCCCAGAGCCCGGCAACGCAAACGCCAGCTCCCGCCACTCAGACGACCACCGCGAGCGTCAGCCAGACTCCGGCGGGCGGCTGGACCACCGTCGCTCCGTTGAGCGCCGCGCGCGTCACGACGTTCACGGCGGCCCGGCAGGTGATCGACCCCGCCAAGCGTTACCGCGCGGTCCTCAAGACGAGCAAGGGCGACGTGACGGTTAGCCTTGACGCCAAGGGAGCGCCGCTCGCCGTCAACAATTTCGTCTTTCTCGCGCTCAATCGCTTCTACGACGGCACCCGCTTTCACCGCGTGATCGAGGGCTTCATGGCGCAGGGCGGCGACCCCCTGAGCGCCGACCCCGCCCAGCAGGAGCGCTGGGGCACGGGCGGTCCCGGCTACCGCTTCGCCAACGAGCAGGGCGCGGCCACCTTCGACAAGGCCGGCGTCCTCGCGATGGCGAACGCGGGGCGCGACACCAACGGCTCGCAGTTTTTCATCACCTTCGGCCCGGCGGCTTTCCTCAACGGCGGCTACACCATCTTCGGTCAGGTCGAGGGCGGCCTGGACGTCGTGAACAGCCTGACGCGCACCTACGACAACGCTGGTCCCATCGCGGGCCGCGCCGCTGACGTGCTCCAGAGTGTCGAGATTCAGGTGAGCGATGCCCAGTAA
- a CDS encoding Lrp/AsnC family transcriptional regulator translates to MSRPDLDPTDRQILSILQRDARIANTELADEIGLTPAPTLRRVRRLEEEGVIHRYVALLDPKLVNRDLMVLVRVTLDKQTKQLFHDFAEQMRARPEVLECYLCLGDTDYLLKVCVPDLDAYQRFLVDVLASIPGVRNTDSTIVVKQEKYTTSLPLDDAP, encoded by the coding sequence ATGTCACGACCAGACCTGGACCCCACCGATCGTCAGATCCTTTCCATCCTTCAGCGGGACGCGCGCATCGCCAACACTGAACTCGCCGACGAGATCGGCCTGACGCCGGCGCCGACGCTGCGGCGGGTGCGGCGGCTGGAGGAGGAGGGCGTGATTCACCGCTACGTCGCGCTGCTCGATCCCAAGCTCGTCAACCGCGACCTGATGGTGCTGGTGCGGGTCACGCTCGACAAGCAGACCAAGCAGCTTTTCCACGACTTCGCTGAGCAGATGCGCGCCCGCCCCGAGGTGCTGGAGTGTTACCTCTGCCTGGGCGACACCGATTACCTGCTCAAGGTGTGCGTGCCCGACCTCGACGCTTACCAGCGCTTCCTTGTCGACGTGCTCGCTTCTATTCCCGGGGTACGCAACACCGACAGCACCATCGTCGTCAAGCAGGAGAAGTACACGACCAGCCTGCCGCTCGACGACGCCCCCTGA
- the ald gene encoding alanine dehydrogenase, whose protein sequence is MHIGLPKEIKVKENRVALTPGGVATLVRRGHRVTVERGAGVGSGLPDHEYEQAGAQFGSAADAWGAEMVVKVKEPIESEYPYLRDDLLLFTYLHLAADRPLTEALLKAGTTAVAYETVQLEDGSLPLLTPMSEVAGRLSVQAGAYHLQKPVGGRGVLLGGVPGVQPGHVTIIGGGVVGTNAAKMAMGLGAKVTILDVSQRRLAYLDDVFFGKLTTMMSSEANLRALLPDTDLLIGGVLIPGAKAPHLVTRDMLGLMPEGSVIVDVAVDQGGCVETIHATTHDDPTYLVDGVIHYGVANMPGAVPRTSTFALTNQTLPYALQLAEHGVDALKRDPALRLGLNTYGGELTYPGVAEAFELPSRAAEELLHA, encoded by the coding sequence ATGCATATCGGACTGCCCAAGGAAATCAAGGTCAAGGAAAACCGCGTGGCGCTCACGCCCGGCGGAGTCGCCACCCTCGTACGGCGCGGTCACCGGGTCACGGTCGAGCGCGGCGCTGGCGTCGGCAGCGGCCTGCCGGATCACGAGTACGAGCAGGCCGGCGCCCAGTTCGGCAGCGCCGCCGACGCCTGGGGCGCCGAGATGGTGGTCAAGGTCAAGGAGCCCATCGAGAGCGAGTATCCCTACCTCCGAGATGACCTGCTGCTCTTCACCTACCTCCACCTCGCCGCCGACCGCCCGCTCACCGAAGCGCTGCTGAAGGCCGGCACGACCGCCGTCGCCTACGAGACGGTACAGCTCGAAGACGGCAGTTTGCCGCTGCTCACGCCGATGTCGGAAGTTGCCGGGCGCCTGAGCGTGCAGGCGGGGGCCTACCACCTGCAAAAGCCGGTGGGCGGGCGCGGCGTGCTGCTCGGCGGGGTGCCGGGCGTGCAGCCGGGACACGTCACCATCATCGGCGGCGGGGTGGTGGGCACCAACGCGGCCAAGATGGCGATGGGCCTCGGCGCCAAGGTCACCATCCTCGACGTGTCGCAGCGCCGGCTCGCTTACCTCGACGACGTGTTTTTCGGCAAGCTCACCACCATGATGAGCAGCGAGGCCAACCTCCGCGCGCTGCTGCCCGACACCGACCTGTTGATCGGGGGCGTACTCATTCCCGGCGCCAAGGCCCCGCACCTCGTCACGCGCGACATGCTCGGGCTGATGCCGGAGGGCAGCGTGATCGTGGACGTGGCCGTGGACCAGGGCGGCTGCGTCGAGACCATCCATGCGACCACCCACGACGACCCGACCTACCTCGTGGACGGCGTGATCCATTACGGCGTCGCCAATATGCCGGGCGCCGTGCCGCGCACGAGCACCTTCGCCCTCACCAACCAGACCCTCCCTTACGCCCTGCAACTCGCCGAGCACGGCGTGGACGCCCTGAAACGCGACCCGGCGCTGCGCCTCGGGCTCAACACCTACGGGGGCGAACTCACCTACCCCGGCGTCGCCGAAGCCTTCGAGCTCCCGAGTCGCGCCGCCGAGGAACTGTTGCACGCCTGA
- a CDS encoding replication-associated recombination protein A, giving the protein MTLPTSLFEPPAPLAERLRPRTVAEVVGQPHLLGPGKPLTRVLESGRLGSLILWGPPGVGKTTLARLLAGEVGAHFIALSAVSAGVKDVRDAVTEAERERGRGRRTALFLDEIHRFNKAQQDALLPHVESGLLTLIGATTENPSFEVNPALRSRARTLVLHPLTHEDLLGLLGRALSDERGLPGVGAEPAALNLLARLADGDARRALSTLEVAAALADPVTEAAVTEAFGQHLPAMDKGGEDFYNLISALHKSVRGSHPDAALYWLARMIEGGADSRYVARRIVRMASEDIGLADPQALRLAVAAQDSAEFLGSPEGDLALAQAVVYLALAPKSNSVYVAWKNALNAVREGETLPVPVHLRNAPTALLRQQGYGQSYAYYFDDPAGSFAQNYLPDGVRLDLYQPTGEGWEAKVAERWRKLMQAHGELEE; this is encoded by the coding sequence GTGACCTTGCCGACGAGCCTGTTCGAGCCGCCCGCGCCCCTCGCCGAGCGGCTGCGCCCGCGCACGGTGGCCGAGGTGGTGGGTCAGCCCCACCTGCTCGGCCCCGGCAAGCCGCTGACGCGCGTGCTGGAAAGCGGGCGCCTCGGCTCGCTGATCCTGTGGGGACCGCCGGGCGTCGGCAAGACCACGCTCGCGCGGCTGCTCGCGGGCGAGGTGGGGGCGCACTTCATCGCGCTCTCGGCGGTGTCGGCGGGGGTCAAGGACGTGCGCGACGCCGTGACCGAAGCCGAACGCGAGCGGGGCCGGGGGCGGCGCACCGCGCTGTTTCTCGACGAGATTCACCGCTTCAACAAGGCGCAGCAAGACGCCCTACTGCCGCACGTCGAGTCGGGCCTGCTCACCCTGATCGGCGCGACCACCGAGAATCCGAGCTTCGAGGTGAACCCGGCGCTGCGGTCACGGGCGAGAACGCTGGTGCTACACCCGCTCACCCACGAGGACCTGCTGGGGCTGCTGGGGCGGGCGCTGAGCGACGAGCGCGGCTTGCCGGGAGTGGGGGCCGAGCCGGCGGCGCTGAACCTCCTCGCCCGGCTCGCCGACGGGGACGCGCGGCGGGCACTGAGCACCCTGGAGGTGGCCGCCGCCCTCGCCGATCCCGTGACCGAGGCCGCCGTGACCGAAGCCTTCGGCCAGCACCTGCCGGCGATGGACAAGGGCGGCGAGGACTTTTACAACCTGATCTCGGCGCTGCACAAGAGCGTGCGCGGCTCGCATCCCGACGCGGCGCTCTACTGGCTCGCCCGGATGATCGAGGGCGGCGCCGACTCGCGCTACGTCGCCCGGCGCATCGTCCGCATGGCGTCGGAAGACATCGGGCTCGCCGACCCACAGGCGCTGCGGCTGGCGGTCGCCGCGCAGGACAGCGCCGAGTTTCTGGGCAGCCCGGAAGGAGACCTCGCGCTCGCGCAGGCGGTGGTGTACCTCGCCCTCGCGCCCAAGAGCAACAGCGTGTATGTCGCCTGGAAAAACGCGCTGAACGCGGTGCGGGAGGGTGAGACGCTGCCCGTGCCGGTTCACCTGCGCAATGCCCCCACCGCGCTGCTGCGCCAGCAGGGGTACGGCCAGAGCTACGCCTACTATTTCGACGACCCGGCGGGCTCCTTCGCGCAGAACTATCTGCCGGACGGCGTGCGGCTGGACCTCTACCAACCCACCGGCGAGGGTTGGGAGGCCAAGGTCGCCGAGCGCTGGCGCAAGCTGATGCAGGCCCACGGAGAGCTGGAGGAATAA
- a CDS encoding DUF1572 family protein, with the protein MDPGTLCLTEVRQQLRGVKALGDGALAQLPEDAWHTALSPDGNSAAVLVQHLAGNLHSRWAGLRQGYRAGMEAETPDRDRDTEFMEGERSTTELLKLWEGGWGDFLSALDHLRPEDLGAPLTIRGEPYTVLGAVLRASLHASGHVSQLVFLVKTLRRAAWQTLSIPRGGLAAFNAEMERRSR; encoded by the coding sequence ATGGACCCTGGCACGCTCTGCCTCACCGAAGTGCGCCAACAGCTGCGCGGCGTCAAGGCGCTGGGCGACGGCGCCCTCGCGCAGCTCCCTGAGGACGCCTGGCACACGGCCCTCTCCCCAGACGGCAACTCGGCGGCGGTTCTCGTGCAGCACCTCGCGGGTAACCTGCACTCGCGCTGGGCGGGGCTGCGCCAGGGCTACCGCGCCGGGATGGAGGCTGAGACGCCGGACCGTGACCGGGACACGGAGTTTATGGAGGGGGAGCGATCCACCACCGAGCTGCTGAAGTTGTGGGAGGGCGGCTGGGGCGATTTCCTCAGCGCCCTCGACCACCTGCGGCCCGAGGACCTCGGCGCTCCCCTCACCATCCGGGGCGAGCCCTATACGGTGCTCGGGGCCGTGCTGCGGGCCAGCCTCCACGCGAGCGGGCACGTCTCCCAGCTCGTGTTCCTGGTCAAGACCCTGCGCCGCGCGGCCTGGCAGACCCTCAGCATTCCGCGCGGCGGCTTGGCAGCTTTCAATGCCGAGATGGAGCGCCGATCGCGCTGA
- a CDS encoding alpha/beta hydrolase — protein MSSLAMDLVKSYLRRRPKLLGDAATLSARTLGRSYPAMAPLPASLRAEAEVQERQVRGQTVFTFTPRTAPSDWHIVYTHGGAYMNALLPAHWAIVGELLRVTGASVTVPLYPLTPEHTYRTTYDLLETVYRDLLTRVPADRIILAGDSAGGGLALGQALHFRDLGLPVPGRLLLFAPWVELTAANPAVRALEPFDVMLGVDGAVQAGKWWAGEDDPRAPLLSPLNADLAGLPPLDIFQGTADVLFPDALDLARRVRAAGGEAHLHVYEGAFHVFMGVTFLPESRDVFRRIAARLGTPDRAAPRGWRTETRSALAELRAHLGAGRT, from the coding sequence ATGAGCAGCCTGGCGATGGATCTGGTCAAGTCCTACCTGCGGCGCCGGCCCAAACTCCTCGGCGACGCGGCCACCCTGTCTGCGCGCACCCTGGGGCGCTCCTATCCGGCGATGGCGCCTCTCCCAGCGTCCCTACGGGCGGAGGCCGAGGTTCAAGAGCGGCAGGTGCGCGGCCAGACCGTCTTCACCTTCACCCCGCGCACGGCCCCGTCGGACTGGCACATCGTCTACACCCACGGCGGTGCCTATATGAACGCCCTGCTGCCCGCGCACTGGGCCATCGTGGGCGAGCTGCTGCGGGTGACGGGCGCGAGCGTGACGGTGCCGCTCTACCCGCTGACGCCCGAGCACACCTACCGCACGACTTACGATCTGCTCGAAACCGTGTACCGCGACCTGCTCACGCGGGTGCCGGCGGACCGGATCATCCTCGCCGGCGACTCGGCGGGGGGCGGGCTGGCGCTCGGGCAGGCGCTGCACTTCCGCGACCTGGGGTTGCCCGTGCCGGGCCGGCTGCTGCTGTTCGCGCCGTGGGTCGAGCTGACCGCCGCCAATCCCGCCGTGCGCGCGCTGGAGCCCTTCGACGTGATGCTGGGCGTGGACGGCGCGGTGCAGGCCGGGAAGTGGTGGGCCGGCGAGGACGACCCGCGCGCGCCGCTGCTCAGCCCGCTGAACGCCGACCTCGCGGGTCTGCCGCCGCTGGACATCTTCCAGGGTACGGCAGATGTCCTGTTCCCCGACGCCCTCGACCTCGCTCGCCGGGTGAGGGCAGCGGGAGGCGAGGCCCACTTGCACGTCTACGAGGGCGCCTTCCACGTCTTTATGGGCGTGACCTTTCTGCCCGAATCGCGCGATGTGTTCCGCCGCATCGCCGCGCGCCTCGGCACCCCGGACCGCGCCGCCCCGCGCGGCTGGCGCACCGAGACGCGCTCGGCGCTGGCGGAACTTCGCGCCCACCTCGGCGCCGGGAGAACATAA